One Panicum virgatum strain AP13 chromosome 9K, P.virgatum_v5, whole genome shotgun sequence genomic region harbors:
- the LOC120648270 gene encoding uncharacterized protein LOC120648270 — protein sequence MDIDDVLAEVLQLAPRAAQPGRVAQRCPPDASRLDARFGWREEYLAFDPTVSPHYQVLLIHTYLDDPALEGSQSEWPPSPYTIPVYSSRTGAWEARPFVREGAAAGTVAGVRSAKEPPYRHALCRHEALYLHCKGDFVMRIALSDNKYQVIKLPAGIDASVFDEMYLGKSEKGVYCAVVENEDYRLLVLFLDESGGRMEWVFKYDINLAPLVVNLSRNHNRRIDRPWTLQDGNRHIDHGQGVKVPEDLQWDSDDDNVLDIEDTGEKFRYDYIFFVWVSPL from the exons ATGGACATCGACGACGTGCTCGCGGAGGTCCTCCAGCTAGCGCCTCGCGCCGCGCAGCCTGGCCGTGTCGCGCAGC GATGCCCTCCTGATGCCAGCAGGCTGGATGCCCGCTTCGGCTGGCGCGAGGAGTACCTCGCGTTCGACCCCACGGTGTCGCCGCACTACCAGGTGCTCCTCATCCATACCTACTTGGATGACCCAGCACTGGAGGGATCGCAATCGGagtggccgccgtcgccgtacACCATACCTGTCTACTCATCCAGGACGGGAGCGTGGGAAGCAAGGCCCTTTGTCCGGGAAGGGGCCGCCGCAGGGAccgtcgccggcgtgcgctCCGCCAAGGAGCCTCCATATCGCCACGCTCTCTGCCGGCACGAAGCGCTATACCTGCACTGCAAAGGTGATTTTGTTATGCG GATAGCCTTGTCAGATAACAAGTACCAAGTAATAAAATTGCCGGCGGGTATTGACGCGAGCGTGTTTGATGAAATGTATCTTGGGAAATCGGAGAAAGGGGTTTACTGCGCTGTAGTTGAGAACGAGGATTACCGGCTTCTGGTTCTGTTTCTCGATGAATCTGGTGGcaggatggaatgggttttTAAGTATGACATCAACTTGGCGCCTTTGGTGGTGAATCTCTCTCGCAACCACAACAGAAGAATCGACAGACCTTGGACTTTACAGGATGGTAACCGCCACATCGATCATGGCCAAGGGGTGAAGGTGCCGGAGGATTTGCAATGGGATTCCGATGACGATAATGTTCTTGACATTGAAGACACGGGCGAAAAGTTCCGCTACgactatattttttttgtttgggttTCACCCCTTTAA